One window of Deltaproteobacteria bacterium genomic DNA carries:
- the mtaB gene encoding tRNA (N(6)-L-threonylcarbamoyladenosine(37)-C(2))-methylthiotransferase MtaB has translation MPTATLLTLGCKVNQYESRGMVESLVKAGYVLAPQGQAADLTVINTCTVTQKADLETRALVRRAHRTNPLGRCVVVGCYAQVRPEELKDLPGVILILGQEYKHEFLRFLPQEKPKSGPVVKVSVLRPENGVPPLGFPGFDRTRAFFRIQDGCSAWCTYCIVPLARGPSRSMSLSRVIEGLKAYEKAGYTEVVLSGTHLGAWGLDLATPNSLTGLLNRLEKESFGLRLRLSSVEPHEVTPQLIETIRRFPHFCPHLHLPLQSGDDEVLNRMHRPYSSDFFKNLVFSLTADWPELCLGADVMVGFPGEDEQAFLKTRDLVSSLPLAYLHVFPYSKRPRTLAARMPGQVDIKEIKRRAALLREVGRAKRLAFYQRHQRQVRPVLIENTRDRETGLTRGLTDNYIQVLMTDASLPAGEIRPVRLTELGPGNRMFGHFV, from the coding sequence ATGCCCACAGCTACCCTCCTGACACTTGGCTGTAAAGTCAACCAGTACGAATCTCGAGGCATGGTTGAATCCCTGGTCAAGGCCGGTTACGTTCTGGCGCCTCAAGGCCAGGCCGCTGATTTGACTGTAATCAATACCTGCACTGTAACCCAGAAGGCTGATTTAGAAACTCGGGCCCTGGTCAGGCGGGCTCATCGAACTAATCCGCTTGGAAGGTGCGTGGTCGTTGGATGCTATGCTCAGGTACGGCCGGAGGAACTAAAGGATTTGCCAGGGGTAATCCTGATCCTGGGACAGGAATATAAACACGAGTTTTTACGTTTCTTGCCTCAGGAGAAGCCCAAATCAGGTCCCGTAGTCAAGGTTTCTGTTTTGAGGCCGGAAAATGGGGTCCCTCCTCTGGGCTTTCCGGGTTTTGATCGCACCCGGGCCTTCTTTCGTATCCAGGACGGGTGTTCGGCCTGGTGTACTTATTGTATTGTGCCTCTGGCCAGGGGTCCGAGTCGAAGCATGAGCCTGAGCCGAGTTATTGAAGGTCTGAAGGCCTATGAGAAGGCCGGCTATACGGAAGTGGTTCTGTCCGGGACTCACCTGGGAGCATGGGGGCTGGATTTAGCCACGCCGAACAGTTTGACCGGTCTTCTAAACCGGCTTGAGAAGGAATCATTCGGGCTGCGGCTTCGGTTGAGTTCTGTGGAGCCGCATGAAGTGACACCGCAATTGATTGAGACGATTCGGCGTTTCCCTCATTTTTGCCCGCATCTGCACCTGCCTCTTCAGAGCGGTGACGATGAGGTGCTTAACCGGATGCACCGGCCATATTCCTCTGATTTCTTTAAAAATTTAGTTTTTTCTCTGACTGCTGACTGGCCCGAGCTCTGCCTGGGCGCGGACGTCATGGTTGGGTTTCCCGGCGAGGATGAGCAGGCCTTTTTAAAAACCAGGGACCTGGTTTCAAGCCTGCCTCTGGCCTATCTTCATGTCTTTCCTTATTCCAAGCGGCCCCGGACTTTAGCTGCCCGGATGCCTGGACAGGTGGATATAAAAGAGATAAAAAGACGGGCCGCTCTCCTGCGTGAAGTCGGGCGGGCCAAGCGGTTGGCCTTTTATCAGCGTCATCAAAGGCAGGTGCGCCCTGTTTTGATCGAAAATACCAGAGATCGGGAGACAGGTCTAACGCGGGGTCTGACTGATAATTACATCCAGGTGCTCATGACTGACGCCTCCTTGCCTGCTGGTGAGATCAGGCCAGTGAGGCTGACTGAACTGGGGCCGGGAAACCGGATGTTTGGACATTTTGTTTGA
- a CDS encoding 1-acyl-sn-glycerol-3-phosphate acyltransferase produces the protein MLFEEIRPYNDDEVKRVWKELLTTPILDAIFSRLDIPVLPEFHTIENSADLQDTVMRKVFKRICDISIDHLTVSGIEVIAEENDRGFLFISNHRDIVLDPALTIYAIDTHQYKSVQIAVGDNLLTSPLVKDLIRINNCFVVKRNLPKKEQLEASVELSAYIWQQNQKGKHIWIAQREGRAKEGNDFTNSALISMLYLSERARTPLSDFINRLNIVPVSISYEYDPCDELKAKELLIKKQNNNRYAKEINEDVNSIIKGILGHKGRVHFAFSPPLKGNFLEVKAVTQELDRQIITNYKLWPTNLTAYDELYHTNSNVPPDDRKKFLDRLNRAPVELRPFMLQMYANPVKNKYGYLES, from the coding sequence ATGTTATTTGAAGAAATCAGGCCATATAATGATGATGAAGTAAAGAGAGTCTGGAAAGAGCTGCTCACTACTCCCATCCTGGATGCTATTTTCAGCAGGCTGGACATCCCTGTTCTGCCAGAATTTCATACAATAGAAAATTCTGCAGACCTGCAAGATACCGTCATGAGAAAGGTTTTCAAAAGGATATGTGATATTTCGATAGACCATCTTACCGTCAGCGGTATAGAAGTAATAGCTGAAGAAAACGACCGGGGTTTCTTGTTTATTTCCAACCATCGGGATATCGTTCTCGATCCGGCATTGACGATTTACGCTATTGATACCCACCAGTATAAATCTGTTCAAATTGCCGTAGGCGACAACCTTTTGACCTCACCTTTAGTTAAAGACCTAATCAGAATAAACAACTGTTTCGTTGTAAAAAGAAACCTCCCCAAAAAGGAGCAGCTTGAAGCATCCGTGGAGCTGTCAGCCTACATTTGGCAACAGAATCAAAAAGGGAAGCATATCTGGATCGCCCAGCGGGAGGGAAGGGCAAAAGAAGGGAATGATTTTACCAATTCCGCCCTGATTAGCATGCTGTACCTATCGGAAAGAGCCCGTACTCCTCTTTCAGATTTCATTAACCGCTTGAACATCGTGCCGGTTTCCATTTCATATGAATACGACCCCTGTGACGAGCTAAAGGCCAAAGAACTGTTGATCAAAAAACAAAATAATAATCGCTATGCAAAAGAAATTAATGAGGACGTAAATTCCATAATTAAGGGGATCTTAGGTCATAAAGGTCGTGTTCATTTTGCTTTTAGCCCTCCGCTAAAAGGAAATTTTCTGGAAGTAAAGGCGGTAACTCAGGAACTGGACCGGCAGATAATCACCAATTATAAGCTCTGGCCAACCAATCTGACTGCCTATGATGAGCTGTATCACACCAACTCTAACGTGCCTCCGGATGACAGGAAAAAGTTCCTGGATCGGCTGAACCGGGCTCCGGTGGAGCTGCGCCCCTTTATGCTTCAGATGTATGCCAACCCGGTGAAGAATAAGTATGGATATCTTGAGTCATGA